A window from Opitutia bacterium ISCC 52 encodes these proteins:
- a CDS encoding transcriptional regulator, whose protein sequence is MASQPQPKPKARDEILHLLKTAGPQDSNSLAQKLGISAMAVRQHLYSFQKRGWVDFKEQSKPIGRPAKIWMLTEVAEQFFPDRHNDLLLNFIAGIEETLGKDKLDKVLDHRANQQVRDYKAQLDSKEDLKSKVKQLAQFRSSEGYMAEFKETETGQFLLIENHCPICRAAQNCTGLCDSELKVFQKSLGESSKVERIEHLLSGERRCVYKIEAS, encoded by the coding sequence ATGGCCAGCCAACCACAGCCGAAACCCAAAGCCAGGGATGAGATCCTGCACCTGCTAAAAACGGCCGGTCCGCAAGACTCCAATTCCTTGGCTCAAAAATTGGGGATCTCGGCCATGGCAGTCAGGCAACACTTATATAGCTTCCAAAAGCGCGGCTGGGTTGATTTCAAAGAACAGTCTAAACCCATTGGACGTCCTGCCAAAATCTGGATGCTTACAGAAGTGGCTGAACAATTTTTCCCGGACAGACACAACGATTTGCTCCTCAATTTTATTGCCGGCATCGAGGAAACACTTGGCAAAGATAAATTAGACAAAGTTCTCGACCACCGAGCGAACCAACAAGTCAGAGACTATAAGGCGCAATTGGATTCCAAGGAAGATTTGAAATCTAAAGTCAAACAGCTGGCTCAGTTCCGCTCCTCCGAAGGTTATATGGCTGAGTTTAAGGAAACAGAAACTGGACAGTTTCTCTTAATTGAAAACCACTGCCCCATTTGCCGTGCCGCGCAAAACTGCACTGGGCTTTGCGATTCGGAACTCAAAGTATTTCAAAAGTCTCTTGGTGAAAGTTCCAAAGTAGAACGCATAGAACATCTACTCTCAGGGGAACGGCGCTGCGTTTACAAGATCGAGGCTTCTTAA
- the mtnB gene encoding methylthioribulose 1-phosphate dehydratase, which produces MGINLSEDDNATALCEAISFIANKGWAPGTGGNFSVVVSEKPLQLLVTKSGVDKHSVSPDELLLVNRSGKVLNSRAKPSAETLLHAMIARVTGASCILHTHTIWNTVISSRESGPVLELTGFEMLKGLEGVKSHEHVEKVPMFENSQDIPALARKISARMKKEPDMHGFLLRGHGLYTWGASVAEARRHVEIFEFLFEVYGQLN; this is translated from the coding sequence ATGGGAATCAATTTGTCAGAAGACGACAATGCTACAGCGCTTTGTGAAGCCATCTCCTTTATCGCAAATAAAGGATGGGCACCTGGTACGGGTGGGAACTTTAGTGTCGTTGTAAGTGAGAAACCGCTTCAGTTGCTAGTGACTAAAAGTGGTGTCGATAAACACAGTGTGTCTCCTGATGAGCTCTTGCTCGTCAACCGTTCGGGAAAGGTGTTGAACAGTCGAGCGAAGCCTTCAGCTGAGACACTGCTTCATGCCATGATCGCTCGAGTGACAGGTGCGTCTTGTATTCTGCATACACATACTATTTGGAATACAGTGATTTCCTCACGCGAGTCAGGTCCTGTCTTAGAGTTGACTGGATTCGAAATGCTCAAGGGCTTGGAGGGAGTTAAATCGCACGAGCATGTGGAAAAGGTTCCGATGTTTGAAAATTCCCAAGATATTCCGGCTCTGGCACGAAAGATAAGTGCCCGCATGAAAAAGGAACCGGACATGCATGGCTTTTTACTCCGTGGACATGGGTTATATACCTGGGGAGCTAGCGTTGCTGAAGCTCGCCGCCATGTAGAGATTTTTGAATTTCTCTTCGAAGTATACGGTCAGCTGAATTAA
- a CDS encoding cupin domain-containing protein has translation MALLRIPEDDTVVSEFDEVRSQLKSINIDYGIWKTDHELPDNPSNDDILDAYSTEIERAKAEGGYVTADVIAVQADTPGLDAMLAKFSCEHWHDEDEVRFIIDGTGVFHINPGEGKPVVALEVSAGDYIRVPKGTLHWFDLCQDRTIKAIRLFQDPSGWTPNYTESGKEATFLEVCLGPSFISSN, from the coding sequence ATGGCTTTGTTACGCATACCTGAGGACGATACAGTGGTTTCCGAGTTCGATGAAGTTCGGTCTCAACTAAAGTCGATTAACATAGACTATGGTATCTGGAAAACGGATCACGAGCTTCCGGATAATCCCTCCAATGATGATATTTTGGATGCTTACTCGACCGAAATCGAGCGTGCAAAAGCTGAAGGAGGGTATGTTACCGCCGACGTTATTGCGGTTCAGGCAGATACCCCTGGTCTTGATGCAATGCTTGCCAAATTCAGTTGCGAGCATTGGCACGATGAAGATGAAGTTCGCTTCATCATCGACGGCACTGGAGTGTTCCATATCAATCCTGGCGAGGGTAAGCCTGTAGTGGCTTTAGAGGTGAGTGCTGGAGATTACATTCGGGTGCCTAAGGGAACTTTGCATTGGTTCGACCTCTGCCAGGATCGAACGATTAAAGCGATTCGCTTGTTTCAGGATCCTTCTGGCTGGACACCCAATTACACGGAAAGTGGTAAGGAAGCGACTTTCCTCGAAGTGTGCTTGGGGCCTTCATTTATTTCATCGAATTAA
- the mtnC gene encoding acireductone synthase, translating into MSLPAEAKVVLLDIEGTTTPIDFVYKTLFPFARAQMERFISENFESVSASIDLLEADHAQEKEENVPSWERSPSAAARYALWLMDQDRKATGLKSLQGLIWKAGYASCELKATLYDDVEPAIRRWHESAKRVCIYSSGSVLAQKLLFAHTVAGDLTSQLENYFDTTTGPKQAAESYRKIAEALHVSCEEVFFLSDSVPELDAASEAGCSVGLAVRDELPENPNAYPIYNDFVDL; encoded by the coding sequence GTGAGTTTACCCGCTGAGGCTAAAGTCGTTTTGCTCGATATTGAAGGAACGACCACTCCCATCGATTTTGTCTACAAGACTCTTTTCCCGTTTGCCCGTGCGCAAATGGAACGGTTCATAAGCGAAAACTTTGAATCTGTATCCGCTTCGATTGATTTGTTAGAAGCTGATCATGCTCAGGAGAAGGAAGAGAATGTGCCTTCCTGGGAACGGAGTCCATCTGCCGCCGCAAGGTATGCGCTTTGGTTAATGGATCAGGATCGGAAGGCGACCGGATTAAAGTCGCTGCAAGGGCTTATCTGGAAAGCGGGTTATGCTTCGTGTGAATTGAAGGCTACGCTCTATGACGATGTAGAGCCCGCGATTCGTCGGTGGCATGAATCAGCTAAGCGTGTTTGTATTTACTCTTCAGGCAGTGTGCTTGCGCAGAAGTTATTATTTGCCCATACGGTAGCCGGCGACCTGACTAGTCAGCTCGAAAATTATTTCGACACGACTACAGGTCCGAAACAAGCGGCGGAAAGCTACCGAAAAATTGCCGAAGCGCTCCATGTAAGTTGTGAAGAGGTCTTCTTCTTATCGGACAGCGTTCCAGAATTAGACGCGGCATCTGAGGCTGGATGTTCGGTTGGCCTCGCGGTGCGAGATGAACTCCCAGAAAATCCTAATGCTTACCCGATCTACAATGATTTTGTAGATCTCTGA